The genome window acaaatttcaagaaaaacagCTTAGAAGAGTAAGTTTTTGTGTATAAATAAGCTAAGCTCATGAGATTTTAGTAAACCATAAGCATAGCCTTAAAACAACATAAGAAAATGTCATTGCCAAGGTTCATCGTGATCAAATCCATCCATGCCAACGCATGCCTCGGCTTCAAACAAGACGATCCCTATGAAGGCTTTGCCGAATTCTCAGAATCAATGGTTACGAGCCCAAATGCAAAATTCGAAGTGGAGTCAGCTAAAGGTGGACTGGTTCACATAAGGAACTGTATTAACATGAAATACTTAGAACGAACCGAAGAGGATTCCATCTCTGGTAAAGCAGATGAGCAGTATTGGATCACTGCAACAGCCGAGAAGAAAGAGGAGGACCAATCCAAAGAATGGTGCACCTTGTTCCAGCCATTGGAAGAAGACTCGGTGAATAAAACTTACCGGTTCATGCATGTTCAATCAGGCTGCTATTTACTCCTACGCCAATCCTATTCCTCGGATATTACTGCCGGGGTGTTGGCGACCAGCACGAAAATCGATGCTAATGGCAACGATGTATTCAAAGTTATCGATTGGGACACGTTAGTGATTCTACCTCGGTACATTGCGTTCAAAGGAAACAATGACATGTTCTTGCGTCTTGCCGAGATCGATGGTCACCCGTATTTACAGTTTTTAGGTGAGGATATTGGTGAGGCGGCTGTGGCAATGGAGGTTTTCTATACTCCCAATGGTGACATTAGGATCAAACCGGTTTGTTCCGATAAATATTGGAAGCGTAAACCGGATTGGATTTGGGTTGATTCTGATGACACTAAAGGTAACGATAAGGACACGTTGTTTCATCCCTTTAAAGTTGATGGTAAGACAATAGCTCTTCTCAATTTAGGCAACAAAATGTTCTGTAAGCGTTTCACAGGTGAAGGGAGGACGAGCTGTCTTAGTGCACGCATCCCTTCTGTTACCAAAGAGGCTTATCTAAATGTGGTGGAGCCTGTGTTGTCGAGAAAGATCGAAAATCTCCGATACGATACCGAGAACGCTAGGGTGTATGATGAAAAGGTCCAAATTGTGGCCAAAAATTCAGCTAGCAACCATACTACACAATCCAACACAATGGATGTGAAACTTACCTATACAGACACCACAACTAGTACTTGGAATTCTCATTTTTCAATAGGTCTTGAAGCTAAAGCTAGTTTCGAATTCGGCGTCCCGATTATCGCGGAAGGGAGTGTTGAGATATCTACCAATGTTGAAACCGGGATTGAATGGGGAGAGACCAAGACAACGACGACGGTCATGGAAGTTAACCATCAAGTTCATGTGCCCCCGATGACTAAGGTGACGGTGTATCTATTGATGACCAAAGGCAAGTGTGATGTTAACTTCATGTTCACTCAAAAAGACACTCTTTTCAATGGGACCATCGTCAAAACTGATGTCGTAGGAAGCACTTACGTCGGTTCTAATTACTACAACGTCCAATATGATACCAAAGAAGAACCACTCACCTCTTGAACGCCATTGCTAGTAAGGCCATGAAAATAACAAGCGAGGagcttgaagacttgttcaattAAGCTAAATAAATTTGTGTTTCCTTTTGTCGAAGCACTCTCTGTTTTCTTATTAGTAACTACGTCATTTAGCTAAATAAATTTGTGTTTCCTTTTGTCGAAGCACTCTCTGTTTTCTTATTAGTAACTATGTCATGCACtctttattatgaaaataataataataataaataagttggCATTATTATGTCAATTATTTATGTGAGTTTGTTTgagatttgagattttttttatatacaatacctaaaattatttatagtctttttctcaacttttaaataagaggataagaCATTTCAGCATACTCAAACCCAAGTCCTCTTACACTAACAACAATATTGATGCCAACCGAGTAAAGACTCAATctgacttaaaattttataaattgtaaaaaggttaaagttaaatttttttcattttaaaggaGTCGAGTTCCCTATTAACCCCCTGATGTAATAACTTACTAATAATGGCAAGACAGAAAATCTCTTGATAATTAAATTGGGTCTTGAttgattcaaatttaatttgggttagattttaaataagaaaaactcTCCAAATACTTATTTTCTCCATTCATAAGATTTGAACCCGAGACATTCAACTTTTTATCACTCGactattttagattaaaaagtaaatgaaatttattgcaatattaaatgataaaagcaaaagaacaaaatatcCACATTTGTCAAGTAGACATTATTGTCATCTCCATATTTTGGCAAACAAGATATTAAAGTCATATCCATATTGGTAGATGAATGCAACAACTAGACATTAAAGTTGCACCCATATGGGTCCATCAATTAGCACATTTTATGAATATGAACGAACCTGAATGTTGCAATCTCCAAATCATGATCTTAATAAAtgggatcaaattgtaaatgttatgttaatgtattaaactataaatattttaatacaatttttttaactttagcctcaaatttttaaattttatttctgaaTTAGCCTTGCATACAAATGTATATGTACATGTTTATCTGAATACGCATGTAcatttacatttacatttacaatttatatttagttAGATTTGAACCcatgtattaatatatataggAGTTGAATGCTAAATCAAATGGTACCCAAGTTCCCCGTTCAACTCCTATATGGATTACGGCAGGGTTAAAATCTCATCAAATGCAAATTGTGAATTTACTGTGGGTGAAGACACTCCCACTTCATGAACTCGAAGAGGCTTAATCTGAAAATAGGAGACAAAttctaaaaacaaaattgagtATAGACATCTCGAATCCAATACTGTTATTGAAAGAATCCGTCGTTCCTCAACAGAT of Gossypium raimondii isolate GPD5lz chromosome 3, ASM2569854v1, whole genome shotgun sequence contains these proteins:
- the LOC105796351 gene encoding uncharacterized protein LOC105796351; amino-acid sequence: MSLPRFIVIKSIHANACLGFKQDDPYEGFAEFSESMVTSPNAKFEVESAKGGLVHIRNCINMKYLERTEEDSISGKADEQYWITATAEKKEEDQSKEWCTLFQPLEEDSVNKTYRFMHVQSGCYLLLRQSYSSDITAGVLATSTKIDANGNDVFKVIDWDTLVILPRYIAFKGNNDMFLRLAEIDGHPYLQFLGEDIGEAAVAMEVFYTPNGDIRIKPVCSDKYWKRKPDWIWVDSDDTKGNDKDTLFHPFKVDGKTIALLNLGNKMFCKRFTGEGRTSCLSARIPSVTKEAYLNVVEPVLSRKIENLRYDTENARVYDEKVQIVAKNSASNHTTQSNTMDVKLTYTDTTTSTWNSHFSIGLEAKASFEFGVPIIAEGSVEISTNVETGIEWGETKTTTTVMEVNHQVHVPPMTKVTVYLLMTKGKCDVNFMFTQKDTLFNGTIVKTDVVGSTYVGSNYYNVQYDTKEEPLTS